In Leptolyngbya sp. SIO1E4, one DNA window encodes the following:
- a CDS encoding phospho-N-acetylmuramoyl-pentapeptide-transferase, translating into MDAKFLSNRSLRTFAFSGQVLLWLISMGVLLSSFALDSVAGRAGQLQSLTFPLALAWLGAAAAGLVVLPILRALKTGQFIREEGPQAHFKKAGTPTMGGVFFIPVGVAIAIAVSGLSPNVIAAGILTLAYGSIGWLDDWQVLRRKSNRGISPKTKLALQIIFSVAFCLWVLGTQPVDLSTIALPFGVSLPLGIFFWPLAGFVLVAESNATNLTDGLDGLMAGTGAIALIGFGALVSPNHPDLMVFCAAMSGACLGFLLYNRNPAKVFMGDTGSLALGGALAAAGILSGNLFGLLIVTLLFFAETVSVIIQVSYYKATKGTDGVGRRFFRMAPLHHHFELSGWSELQVVGVFCGVTAILAALAMATLM; encoded by the coding sequence GTGGATGCCAAATTCTTGTCGAACAGGTCTCTGAGGACATTTGCGTTCTCAGGACAAGTGCTACTTTGGCTGATCAGTATGGGGGTTCTGCTCAGTAGTTTCGCGCTAGATAGCGTAGCTGGTAGAGCAGGGCAGCTACAGTCTCTAACGTTCCCCTTAGCCTTAGCGTGGTTGGGTGCAGCGGCAGCCGGACTGGTCGTACTCCCCATACTCCGAGCGCTGAAAACGGGACAGTTTATCCGAGAGGAAGGGCCACAGGCTCATTTTAAGAAAGCCGGAACCCCAACAATGGGCGGGGTTTTCTTTATTCCAGTGGGCGTGGCGATCGCTATTGCCGTTTCTGGGTTGTCTCCCAATGTAATCGCCGCAGGGATACTCACACTCGCTTATGGCTCTATTGGCTGGTTAGATGACTGGCAAGTGCTTCGTCGCAAATCCAACCGAGGGATTTCTCCTAAGACAAAGCTAGCGTTGCAAATCATTTTTTCTGTAGCGTTCTGCCTGTGGGTACTCGGGACTCAGCCAGTTGATCTCAGCACTATCGCGCTACCTTTTGGTGTCAGTCTGCCTCTGGGCATATTTTTCTGGCCCTTGGCAGGGTTCGTTTTAGTGGCAGAAAGCAACGCCACTAATTTGACCGATGGGTTAGACGGATTGATGGCAGGCACCGGTGCCATAGCCCTTATTGGGTTCGGGGCGCTGGTCAGCCCCAACCACCCTGACCTTATGGTGTTTTGTGCAGCCATGAGTGGGGCTTGCCTAGGCTTTCTTCTCTACAATCGCAACCCTGCCAAAGTTTTCATGGGTGATACGGGTTCACTTGCCCTAGGTGGCGCGCTTGCAGCAGCCGGGATTTTAAGCGGAAATTTGTTTGGCTTGCTGATTGTGACCCTGCTATTCTTTGCCGAGACAGTTTCCGTCATCATTCAAGTCAGCTATTACAAAGCGACTAAAGGCACCGATGGTGTTGGCAGGCGTTTCTTTCGCATGGCCCCCCTACATCATCATTTTGAGTTATCGGGATGGTCTGAGCTTCAGGTTGTCGGTGTGTTTTGCGGCGTGACGGCAATCTTAGCAGCACTCGCAATGGCCACGCTCATGTAA
- the ftsH4 gene encoding ATP-dependent zinc metalloprotease FtsH4 has translation MPVKKDLQPPRSRQIINLLFLISTGFLLINLFFPNLFGTPIPREPYSMFIHQIQENEVVRVSVGQDEIRYQVKNEVGEPEQVYATTPIFDLQLPQLLEDHGVEFAAVPPPQNRWFTSLLSWVIPPLIFVGIWRLFLTRGGGGAQGALSIGKSKAKAYVEDEATKTTFQDVAGVEEAKTELVEIVDFLKTPRRFTQLGAKIPKGVLLVGPPGTGKTLLAKAVAGEAGVPFFSISGSEFIELFVGVGSSRVRDLFEQAKKQAPCIVFIDELDAIGKSRSAGGFYGGNDEREQTLNQLLTEMDGFNAGDTTVIVLAATNRPETLDPALLRPGRFDRQVLVDRPDLKGREAILKIHARDVKLSPNLDLKAIATRTPGFAGADLANLVNEAALLAARNNHATVEQSDFSEAIERVVAGLEKKSRVLNDKEKKIVAYHEVGHAIVGAMMPGSDQVAKISIVPRGMAALGYTLQLPTEDRFLRDEAELKGQIATLLGGRSAEEIVFGSITTGAANDLQRATDLAEQMVTTYGMSKVLGPLAYDRSNQNTFLENGMMPNPRRAVSGETAQEIDKEVKGLVEGCHQRALDILRHNRDLLERITTELLEAEVIEGETLRDFLAQVTLPDKEVVTV, from the coding sequence ATGCCCGTGAAAAAAGATCTCCAACCACCGAGATCGCGCCAGATCATTAACCTTTTGTTTTTGATCAGTACTGGCTTTCTCCTAATCAATCTCTTCTTCCCGAACTTGTTTGGTACGCCCATCCCCCGCGAACCTTACAGCATGTTCATTCATCAAATACAGGAAAATGAGGTTGTGCGGGTTTCGGTAGGTCAAGACGAGATTCGCTACCAGGTCAAAAATGAAGTCGGCGAACCCGAACAGGTGTACGCAACGACGCCCATTTTCGATCTCCAACTCCCGCAACTCTTAGAAGATCACGGCGTGGAGTTTGCCGCCGTCCCACCCCCTCAAAATCGCTGGTTCACCAGTTTACTGAGCTGGGTGATCCCACCGCTAATTTTTGTCGGCATTTGGCGGTTGTTCCTAACCCGTGGCGGCGGTGGCGCCCAGGGAGCCCTCTCGATAGGCAAGAGCAAAGCCAAGGCATATGTTGAGGATGAGGCAACCAAAACCACTTTCCAAGATGTGGCCGGTGTTGAGGAAGCTAAGACCGAGCTGGTCGAGATTGTAGATTTTCTCAAAACCCCGCGTCGCTTCACCCAGTTGGGGGCCAAAATTCCCAAAGGGGTTCTCTTAGTAGGGCCACCGGGAACCGGGAAAACCCTGCTGGCTAAGGCGGTAGCCGGGGAAGCAGGGGTACCCTTCTTCAGCATTTCTGGCTCGGAGTTTATCGAATTATTTGTGGGGGTGGGATCTTCACGGGTACGAGACTTATTTGAGCAGGCCAAGAAACAAGCACCGTGTATTGTGTTCATTGACGAGCTGGATGCCATTGGGAAATCCCGCAGCGCTGGCGGCTTCTACGGTGGCAACGATGAACGTGAACAAACGCTCAACCAGCTGCTGACGGAGATGGATGGGTTTAATGCTGGGGATACGACGGTCATTGTGCTAGCAGCAACCAACCGTCCTGAAACCCTAGATCCGGCACTGCTGCGGCCGGGCCGTTTTGACCGCCAGGTGCTGGTAGACCGGCCTGATCTAAAAGGACGAGAAGCGATTCTCAAGATTCATGCGAGAGATGTCAAACTGTCTCCCAACCTGGATCTCAAGGCGATCGCAACCCGTACCCCAGGGTTTGCCGGTGCGGATTTAGCCAACCTGGTGAATGAGGCGGCACTGCTGGCGGCGCGAAATAATCACGCCACGGTAGAGCAGTCTGACTTTTCAGAAGCGATTGAGCGAGTCGTTGCTGGACTTGAGAAAAAGAGTCGTGTGCTCAACGACAAAGAGAAGAAGATTGTGGCTTATCACGAGGTGGGCCATGCGATCGTGGGGGCCATGATGCCGGGTAGCGACCAGGTGGCCAAAATCTCCATCGTGCCCCGAGGCATGGCTGCCCTCGGCTACACGCTGCAGTTGCCCACAGAGGACCGCTTCCTGCGGGATGAAGCGGAGCTTAAAGGGCAAATTGCCACCCTGCTGGGCGGTCGCTCTGCTGAAGAGATTGTGTTTGGCAGCATCACCACCGGTGCCGCGAATGACCTGCAACGGGCCACTGATTTGGCCGAACAGATGGTGACCACGTACGGCATGAGTAAGGTGTTGGGGCCCCTCGCCTACGATCGCAGCAACCAGAATACCTTTTTAGAAAATGGCATGATGCCCAATCCTCGCCGGGCCGTCAGTGGCGAAACGGCCCAAGAGATCGACAAAGAGGTTAAAGGGCTGGTGGAAGGCTGTCATCAGCGAGCCTTAGACATTCTGCGCCATAACCGCGATTTGCTAGAGCGCATTACCACGGAGCTACTGGAAGCAGAAGTCATTGAAGGCGAAACCCTGCGAGACTTTCTTGCTCAAGTTACGCTGCCTGACAAAGAGGTCGTCACAGTTTAG
- a CDS encoding DUF3134 domain-containing protein, whose amino-acid sequence MTYNPSLREIPRRQTADVLPTQQEPSILVWLEGTGRLKPREEVASLAKEADNEEISDLMGDSDKDFDDDMDLDDDDV is encoded by the coding sequence ATGACGTACAATCCATCCTTACGCGAGATTCCTCGTCGGCAAACAGCAGATGTTTTACCGACTCAGCAAGAGCCCTCTATCCTAGTTTGGCTAGAAGGCACCGGGCGACTGAAACCTCGTGAAGAGGTAGCCTCTCTTGCAAAAGAGGCCGATAACGAGGAAATCTCAGATTTGATGGGGGATTCTGATAAAGACTTTGATGACGATATGGATTTAGACGACGACGATGTGTAG
- a CDS encoding PAP/fibrillin family protein, with amino-acid sequence MLGKTELLEAIASTNRGLLASPADQQAIQILVARLEDRTPTPNPLAATAQLEGAWRLLYTTSRDLLGIDRIPTYRLGQIYQCIYLAEQRIYNIAEVIGLPFLEGLVAVSAQFEAVSQKRVTIAFNRGVFGLQRVLAYKTPQSFIQKLQVEQKLPVWQGIDFQINRDRQSGWLEVTYLDDDLRIGRGNQGSIFVLRKVMISTS; translated from the coding sequence ATGTTAGGCAAAACAGAGCTGCTGGAAGCGATCGCTTCCACAAATCGAGGCCTTTTAGCATCTCCAGCTGATCAGCAAGCCATCCAGATTTTAGTAGCTCGTTTAGAAGATCGCACCCCAACTCCCAATCCACTGGCAGCAACAGCACAGCTTGAGGGGGCATGGCGACTGCTATACACCACCAGTCGCGATCTTTTGGGCATTGACCGTATCCCTACTTACAGGCTGGGGCAAATATATCAGTGCATTTATTTGGCTGAACAGCGTATCTATAACATTGCTGAGGTAATTGGGTTGCCTTTTCTGGAGGGGCTGGTTGCAGTCTCAGCTCAGTTTGAGGCTGTTTCTCAAAAACGAGTCACTATTGCATTTAATCGAGGCGTTTTTGGCCTTCAACGGGTGTTGGCCTATAAAACACCTCAATCTTTTATCCAAAAATTGCAGGTAGAGCAAAAACTTCCCGTTTGGCAGGGAATTGATTTTCAGATCAACCGCGATCGCCAATCTGGCTGGCTAGAAGTCACCTATTTAGATGATGACCTACGCATCGGACGTGGCAACCAGGGCAGTATTTTTGTGCTGCGCAAGGTGATGATCTCAACGTCATAG
- the pstS gene encoding phosphate ABC transporter substrate-binding protein PstS produces MLIAIAAIALTVACQRPQVDSSDAPETAANPAPTAAPITLNGTGASFPLFLYERIFGEYRQTVDPNLLINYQPTGSAAGIQQMISQTVDFGASDVAMTDDEIAQVEPGVVLIPMTAGTVAIAYNLPGVESGLKLTRTALVNIFLGQLTQWNAPEIAAANPEVTLPDLPITLVHRSDGSGTTAVLTAHLSAISPDWDAQVGTGLNVNWPAGVGIKANAGVSAQIQQAEGAIGYVEYSYANQLGLPIAALENQAGQFVEPSPAAGAKGLAAVTMPENLKVFVTDPADPEAYPIVTYSWILAYQQYEEAAKGEALKAVLKWGLSEGQQFSEQLGYIPLPSAVVEQAAAAVDSIQTP; encoded by the coding sequence ATGTTGATTGCGATCGCGGCGATTGCCCTGACGGTGGCCTGCCAACGCCCGCAAGTGGACTCTTCCGATGCCCCAGAGACCGCTGCTAATCCGGCTCCAACGGCGGCCCCCATTACCCTTAACGGCACAGGCGCTAGTTTTCCCCTGTTCTTGTACGAGCGCATTTTTGGCGAATATCGCCAAACGGTAGACCCGAACCTATTGATCAACTACCAACCCACCGGCAGTGCTGCGGGGATTCAGCAGATGATTTCTCAAACGGTGGACTTTGGTGCCAGCGACGTTGCCATGACTGATGATGAAATCGCCCAGGTAGAACCGGGGGTGGTGCTGATTCCAATGACAGCAGGCACTGTTGCGATCGCCTATAACCTGCCGGGGGTTGAAAGCGGCTTAAAGCTCACCCGCACGGCCCTGGTCAATATCTTTTTAGGGCAGCTGACCCAATGGAATGCCCCAGAGATAGCGGCTGCTAATCCAGAGGTAACCCTGCCCGATCTGCCCATCACCTTAGTGCATCGCTCTGATGGCAGCGGCACAACCGCTGTGTTGACAGCTCATCTCAGCGCCATTAGCCCAGACTGGGATGCCCAAGTGGGCACTGGGTTGAATGTCAATTGGCCAGCGGGTGTAGGTATCAAAGCCAATGCTGGGGTGAGCGCTCAAATTCAGCAGGCAGAAGGCGCGATCGGATATGTAGAGTACAGCTATGCCAACCAGCTAGGGCTCCCCATCGCTGCCCTAGAGAACCAAGCCGGTCAGTTTGTTGAGCCCAGCCCAGCCGCCGGAGCCAAAGGGCTAGCAGCGGTGACCATGCCTGAGAATCTGAAAGTTTTTGTGACCGACCCAGCTGACCCCGAGGCCTACCCCATCGTCACCTACAGTTGGATTTTGGCCTATCAACAGTATGAAGAGGCCGCTAAAGGGGAGGCGCTAAAGGCAGTTCTAAAGTGGGGCCTGTCGGAAGGGCAGCAGTTTAGCGAGCAACTCGGCTATATCCCCTTACCTTCTGCCGTCGTAGAACAGGCCGCAGCAGCCGTCGACAGCATCCAGACCCCCTGA
- the lnt gene encoding apolipoprotein N-acyltransferase, which yields MGKPHARGRNRPSSVAKAEDVGQPHVSVAAGTSVRARFSGRSPVVLVLLGGLLMGLTPDPVNAWPLAWIALVPLWRVVIAPSQPRSQGSVFLLGFLWSGLYHGIALSWITALHPLTWMGVPWIASVAIALFAWAFITGLGSVTFGLWAVLFKRASDRCRLNATGRILVGTALWCALETILSWGPLYWPSLSYTQSPHNLWILHLGQIAGPMAVTGAIVAVNGCWAEFSLRRAQSSLTIRSLYWQPALAGLALFIALHGIGWGLYGQPLDRDPQEPLRIGLVQGNVPTRIKLTPAGIRRAAWGYANGYRTLVEQGAEAVLTPEGAIPEIWTRAYQARSPIRQAVLEENVVLWLGTFRPAVRNSTRELTQSLITLDDRGQVVSQYNKVKLVPLGEYIPFQAVLGRLIARLSPVSSSLLAGSPDQVFETPFGRAIIGICYESAYSELFRKQAAQGGAWIMTASNNDPYPPRMMRQHHAQDVMRAIESDRWSVRVTNTGISGVVTPHGNTLWLSEPNQYVTHLTEIYRRQSQTLYVRWGNWLTYALGVGAIGWGITSLRTNTEPTGLGKNKY from the coding sequence ATGGGAAAACCCCACGCACGGGGCAGAAACCGTCCATCTTCAGTCGCAAAAGCCGAAGACGTCGGACAACCGCATGTGTCGGTTGCCGCTGGAACATCTGTCAGGGCTCGTTTTAGCGGACGATCGCCCGTAGTCTTAGTTCTTCTCGGCGGTCTGCTCATGGGGCTGACCCCAGATCCGGTGAATGCCTGGCCCCTTGCTTGGATAGCGCTAGTCCCGCTATGGCGAGTGGTGATCGCACCGTCACAGCCTAGATCACAGGGATCAGTTTTTTTGCTCGGGTTCTTATGGAGCGGTCTCTACCATGGCATCGCCCTTTCTTGGATTACAGCCCTGCATCCCCTCACGTGGATGGGTGTTCCTTGGATAGCCAGCGTGGCGATCGCGCTGTTTGCCTGGGCTTTTATCACGGGCTTAGGAAGCGTCACGTTTGGGCTGTGGGCCGTCTTATTCAAACGGGCCAGCGATCGCTGCCGTCTGAATGCCACAGGGCGAATTTTAGTGGGCACGGCGCTCTGGTGTGCCCTTGAGACGATTTTGAGTTGGGGGCCGCTGTATTGGCCGTCTCTGTCTTATACACAAAGTCCGCACAATCTTTGGATTTTGCACCTGGGTCAGATCGCGGGTCCTATGGCAGTGACAGGGGCGATCGTCGCCGTCAATGGTTGTTGGGCAGAGTTCAGCCTGCGGCGCGCCCAGTCAAGTCTGACGATACGCTCGCTGTACTGGCAACCGGCGTTAGCCGGTTTGGCTTTATTCATTGCATTACATGGCATTGGCTGGGGGTTGTATGGCCAACCCTTAGACCGTGATCCTCAAGAGCCCTTACGTATTGGCCTGGTTCAGGGCAATGTGCCGACTCGTATCAAGCTGACGCCAGCGGGTATCCGGCGCGCTGCCTGGGGCTATGCCAACGGGTATCGGACTCTGGTTGAGCAAGGGGCAGAGGCTGTCTTGACCCCAGAAGGTGCGATTCCTGAGATTTGGACTCGTGCTTATCAGGCCCGCAGCCCTATTCGCCAAGCGGTTTTAGAGGAGAATGTAGTGCTGTGGCTAGGGACCTTTCGGCCAGCGGTTCGTAATTCCACTCGGGAGCTGACTCAAAGTTTGATTACGCTGGATGACCGCGGGCAGGTGGTCAGCCAGTACAACAAAGTCAAGCTGGTGCCACTCGGAGAATACATCCCGTTTCAAGCTGTTTTAGGGCGTCTCATTGCACGGTTATCGCCGGTCAGCAGCAGCCTGCTAGCAGGCAGTCCTGATCAGGTATTTGAAACCCCGTTTGGGCGAGCCATTATCGGCATCTGCTATGAATCTGCCTACAGTGAGCTGTTTCGGAAGCAGGCGGCGCAAGGGGGAGCTTGGATCATGACCGCGTCTAATAATGATCCTTACCCGCCTCGCATGATGAGGCAGCACCATGCTCAGGATGTGATGCGAGCGATTGAGAGCGATCGCTGGTCTGTACGGGTCACCAATACTGGAATTTCGGGGGTGGTAACGCCCCACGGCAATACCCTATGGCTCTCTGAGCCCAATCAGTATGTCACCCACCTGACTGAAATTTATCGACGCCAATCGCAGACGCTCTATGTCCGCTGGGGTAACTGGCTGACCTATGCTCTCGGGGTAGGGGCGATCGGGTGGGGGATAACCAGCCTCCGTACGAATACTGAACCAACAGGTTTAGGAAAAAATAAATATTGA